From a region of the Castanea sativa cultivar Marrone di Chiusa Pesio chromosome 10, ASM4071231v1 genome:
- the LOC142611712 gene encoding protein PHOSPHATE-INDUCED 1-like, whose amino-acid sequence MASLDSTHLLLQLVLVISCFHFNLAARRLADSAETQQPFLFQYHNGALLSGKISINLIWYGKFKSTQRAIISDFITSLTTSTPTKAQPSVATWWKTTEKYYHLINSKKTSNLVLSMGTQIIDETYSLGKSLSNQQIEQLASKGAHKNAINVVLTSDDVAVEGFCMSKCGTHGSSKGASVQGKSYKFAYIWVGNSETQCPGQCAWPFHQPIYGPQSQPLVAPNNDVGLDGMVINLASLLAGTTTNPFGNGYFQGPKDAPLEAASACPGVYGKGAYPGYAGNLLVDPTSGASYNANGANGRKYLLPALFDPSTKSCSTLV is encoded by the coding sequence ATGGCCTCTTTAGATTCCACACACCTATTACTACAGCTAGTTCTAGTAATCTCTTGCTTCCATTTCAACTTAGCAGCAAGGAGACTTGCTGATTCAGCTGAAACCCAACAGCCTTTTCTCTTCCAATACCACAATGGTGCTCTTCTTTCTGGAAAAATCTCCATCAATCTCATCTGGTACGGCAAATTCAAGTCCACACAAAGAGCTATCATCTCAGATTTCATTACCTCTCTTACTACTTCCACGCCCACAAAAGCCCAACCCTCAGTTGCCACCTGGTGGAAAACCACTGAGAAATATTACCACCTAATTAACTCCAAGAAGACCTCCAATCTTGTGCTCTCAATGGGTACCCAGATCATTGATGAGACTTACTCCTTAGGCAAATCACTCTCAAATCAGCAAATAGAACAGTTGGCATCAAAGGGTGCGCACAAAAATGCAATTAACGTGGTTTTGACGTCAGATGACGTGGCAGTTGAAGGTTTCTGTATGAGCAAATGTGGTACCCATGGATCTTCAAAGGGTGCGTCAGTTCAAGGCAAAAGCTATAAATTTGCTTACATTTGGGTTGGAAACTCAGAGACCCAATGCCCAGGTCAATGCGCGTGGCCATTCCACCAGCCCATCTATGGACCCCAGAGCCAACCATTGGTTGCACCCAACAACGATGTGGGTCTAGACGGGATGGTCATCAACCTAGCTAGCCTCTTGGCTGGTACAACTACGAACCCATTTGGAAATGGCTACTTTCAAGGACCAAAGGACGCACCATTAGAGGCTGCATCAGCTTGTCCTGGTGTATATGGCAAGGGGGCTTACCCTGGCTATGCTGGGAACCTCTTGGTGGACCCAACGAGTGGTGCTAGCTATAATGCAAATGGGGCTAATGGAAGGAAATACCTGCTACCTGCACTCTTTGACCCTTCTACCAAATCATGTTCAACTCTGGTGTAG
- the LOC142612920 gene encoding protein EXORDIUM-like 2: MQRYPKLSTTMASVYYHFTIILFSFLMLSSLPQPSIATSRMLALVNQPPVILKYHNGQLLKGNITVNLLWYGKFTPIQRSVLVDFLLSLNHKSPPQPSVNTWWSTTGLYKGGPSNLIVGNQILDEKYSLGKSLKNRQVQHLALKAGGRSKSTATLSLVLTATDVAVEDFCMSACGIHGYARYKKVRYAYAWVGNSETQCPGQCAWPFHQPLYGPQTPPLVAPNGDVGVDGMVINLGTVLAGAITNPFDDGYYQGPADGSLEAVSACTGIFGKGAYPGYPGEVLVDKTTGASYNAVGVNGREYLLPAMWDPHTSQCKTFV; the protein is encoded by the coding sequence ATGCAACGATACCCTAAACTCTCAACAACAATGGCTTCTGTTTACTACCATTTCACCATTATTCTCTTCTCGTTTCTCATGCTCTCCTCTCTTCCTCAACCTTCCATCGCCACTTCACGCATGCTCGCCCTTGTAAACCAACCCCCAGTGATCCTCAAGTACCACAATGGCCAACTCCTCAAAGGAAACATCACCGTTAATCTTTTATGGTACGGGAAGTTCACCCCAATCCAACGTTCCGTACTCGTCGACTTCTTGCTCTCTCTTAATCACAAGTCGCCACCTCAGCCCTCCGTGAACACGTGGTGGAGCACCACTGGATTATACAAAGGCGGCCCGTCAAACCTCATCGTTGGTAACCAAATCCTCGACGAGAAATACTCCCTCGGAAAATCCTTAAAAAACAGACAAGTCCAGCACCTGGCTTTAAAAGCAGGAGGACGCAGCAAAAGCACTGCCACGCTCAGCTTGGTCCTCACTGCGACTGACGTGGCGGTCGAGGATTTCTGCATGAGCGCGTGTGGGATTCACGGCTACGCGCGGTACAAGAAGGTGAGGTACGCTTACGCGTGGGTGGGCAACTCGGAGACCCAGTGTCCGGGTCAGTGCGCGTGGCCATTTCACCAACCGTTGTACGGGCCGCAAACGCCGCCGTTAGTTGCGCCTAACGGTGACGTCGGGGTTGACGGAATGGTTATCAATTTGGGCACGGTTTTGGCTGGAGCGATAACGAACCCGTTTGATGACGGGTACTATCAGGGACCGGCGGACGGGTCGCTCGAAGCGGTTTCGGCTTGTACGGGTATTTTTGGGAAAGGGGCTTATCCGGGTTACCCGGGTGAGGTGTTGGTGGACAAAACAACTGGTGCTAGCTACAATGCTGTTGGGGTTAATGGGCGCGAGTATCTGTTGCCGGCGATGTGGGATCCACATACCTCCCAGTGCAAAACATTCGTGTGA
- the LOC142612427 gene encoding uncharacterized protein LOC142612427: MKRSLFLRIQSKVEAHDSYFVQKRNSANKLGLSSLQKITAALRMLAYGVSGDLLDEYVRIGETTALESLKKFVTAVIDVFSEEYLRKPNNEDIARSLAHGERRGFPGMLGSIDCMHWKWKNCPSAWKGQYCGHIREPTIVLEAVASYDLWIWHAFFGLPGSNNDINVLERSHVFNELAEGRGPAIHYSINGHDYTMGYYLADATQEAHRKDVERAFGVLQARFAIVRGPARFFHLETLQKIMKACIILHNMIVEDERDDNEVVNLDYEQIDGVDNPPMQVLHEQNDEFLSCIERYGRIRDRDIHFQLQKDLVEHLWQLHGES; the protein is encoded by the exons ATGAAGCGTTCTCTTTTTCTCCGTATTCAATCTAAGGTAGAAGCTCATGACTCTTACTttgtccaaaaaagaaatagtgcCAACAAACTTGGTTTATCTTCATTACAAAAGATAACTGCTGCACTTAGAATGCTTGCGTATGGAGTATCGGGGGATTTGCTAGATGAATATGTGCGGATTGGAGAAACTACTGCAttagaaagtttgaaaaaatttgttactgCGGTAATTGATGTTTTCTCTGAGGAATACTTAAGAAAACCAAACAATGAAGATATTGCTAGATCGTTAGCTCATGGCGAACGCCGAGGTTTTCCGGGTATGTTAGGTTCAATTGATTGCATGCATTGGAAGTGGAAAAATTGTCCATCTGCCTGGAAAGGTCAATATTGTGGTCATATTCGTGAGCCTACTATTGTTTTGGAGGCAGTAGCATCATATGATCTTTGGATATGGCATGCATTTTTTGGGTTACCTGGGtcaaataatgatattaatgtgTTAGAGCGGTCTCATGTATTTAATGAACTTGCTGAAGGACGTGGTCCTGCAATACATTACTCAATCAATGGTCATGACTACACAATGGGATATTACCTTGCTGATG CAACCCAAGAGGCGCATAGGAAGGATGTTGAGCGTGCATTTGGAGTGCTTCAAGCACGTTTCGCAATTGTCCGTGGACCTGCACGCTTTTTCCATCTTGAAACACTCCAAAAGATCATGAAAGCGTGTATAATTCTCCATAACatgattgttgaagatgaacgGGATGATAATGAAGTGGTAAATTTGGATTATGAACAAATTGATGGAGTGGATAATCCTCCTATgcaagtgttacatgaacaaaATGATGAATTTCTGTCATGCATTGAGAGGTATGGACGCATTAGAGACCGAGACATTCATTTTCAACTCCAGAAGGACCTTGTTGAACATTTATGGCAATTGCATGGCGAGTCTTAG
- the LOC142613254 gene encoding uncharacterized protein LOC142613254, whose product MEEPPHHHHHHHHHDYDHQHSPLKSPSSTTTTTTATCCNCGAPTSYKPPPTWSDTSPPPIYRPIRAPAINLPPSSHTQQAIILAPVPHSQKVPLVSPPYHFQTPAKKIQSPEDINHFQNSDSGKNFLGFVVALSESIRSHKLSDPCHQSETINSIVSILETLIQWIDEIPPAQQSSRYGNLSYRTWHSRLTETSDSLMLQFLPADLQSAKIEIVPYFADSFGNSSRIDYGTGHETNFAAWLYCLARLGVIKEEDYHAVVARVFTKYLELMRKLQLVYFMEPAGSHGVWGLDDYHFLPFVFGSSQLIDHRYMKPKSIHNDDILENFNKEYMYLACIAFVKKVKKGLFAEHSPLLDDISGVPTWNKVNSGLLKMYKVEVLEKVPIMQHFLFGWLIKWE is encoded by the exons ATGGAAGAAcccccccaccaccaccaccaccaccaccaccacgacTACGACCACCAACACTCACCCCTCAAATCCCcatcctccaccaccaccaccaccaccgcaacCTGCTGCAATTGCGGCGCCCCAACCAGTTACAAGCCACCACCCACATGGTCCGACACCTCCCCACCTCCAATCTACCGCCCAATTCGCGCTCCTGCAATCAACCTCCCCCCAAGCAGCCACACCCAACAAGCCATAATCCTCGCCCCTGTCCCACACTCCCAAAAGGTCCCACTCGTCTCCCCTCCTTACCATTTCCAAACCCCAGCCAAAAAAATCCAATCCCCCGAAGACATCAACCACTTCCAGAACTCCGATTCCGGCAAAAACTTCCTCGGCTTCGTCGTCGCCCTCTCCGAGTCCATTCGCTCCCACAAACTCTCCGACCCTTGCCACCAATCCGAAACCATCAACTCCATCGTCTCCATTCTCGAAACCCTAATCCAATGGATCGACGAAATCCCTCCGGCTCAACAATCCTCTCGCTACGGCAACCTCTCGTACCGGACCTGGCACAGCCGCCTCACCGAAACCAGCGATTCGCTGATGCTCCAGTTCCTCCCGGCCGATCTCCAATCCGCCAAGATCGAGATCGTCCCTTACTTCGCCGATAGCTTCGGGAACTCGAGCCGAATCGACTACGGCACCGGCCACGAGACCAACTTCGCGGCGTGGCTGTACTGCTTGGCTCGATTGGGAGTCATCAAGGAGGAGGATTACCATGCCGTGGTAGCTAGGGTTTTCACGAAGTACCTGGAATTGATGAGGAAACTCCAATTGGTTTATTTCATGGAGCCTGCTGGTTCTCATGGCGTTTGGGGGCTCGATGACTATCATTTCTTGCCGTTTGTCTTCGGCTCGTCGCAGCTGATCGATCACCGGTATATGAAGCCGAAATCTATTCATAACGATGATATTCTGGAGAATTTCAATAAGGAGTATATGTACCTTGCTTGCATTGCATTTGTGAAGAAGGTGAAGAAGGGTTTGTTCGCAGAGCATTCGCCTTTGTTGGATGATATTAGCGGTGTGCCTACTTGGAACAAAGTGAATAGTGGGTTGCTGAAGATGTATAAAGTGGAGGTCTTAGAGAAAGTCCCCATTATGCAGCACTTTCTGTTTGGCTGGCTCATCAAATG GGAGTAG
- the LOC142613986 gene encoding F-box protein FBW2-like codes for MEEGSDYRRWDELIPDALGLIFSNLPLQEILTVIPRVCKSWSKAVTGPYCWQEIDIEEWSNRCQPDHLDQMLEMLITRSCGSLRKLCVSGLHTEMIFNFIAENAGSLQTLRLPRSEMSDSIVEQIASRLSMITFLDVSYCGKIGARALEAIGKNCKLLVGLCRNLHPLDTAGKPLQDDEAYAIASTMPKLKHLEVAYHLISTTSVLKILSSCPELGFLDLRGCWDVKLDDQFLKDKFPKLKVLGPLVIDYYERNDWDDCSDSSDAYEYMWEFVAGEMGEFDEDEDDESYWDDEGRLEELELRFYEGNNEDAELYGWPPSP; via the exons ATGGAAGAGGGAAGTGATTATCGGCGTTGGGACGAATTAATACCAGATGCACTGGGGCTAATCTTCAGCAATCTTCCTCTCCAGGAGATACTAACAGTGATTCCCAGGGTTTGCAAATCATGGAGCAAAGCTGTGACCGGACCTTATTGCTGGCAAGAGATAGACATTGAAGAATGGAGTAATCGATGCCAGCCTGACCATCTTGATCAGATGCTGGAGATGCTAATTACTAGAAGCTGTGGTTCGCTGCGCAAACTCTGTGTTTCTGGTCTCCACACTGAGatgattttcaacttcattgCAGAAAA TGCTGGCTCCCTTCAGACATTGCGCCTGCCTAGAAGTGAGATGAGTGATTCTATTGTGGAACAGATTGCCAGTAGGCTCTCTATGATCACATTCTTGGATGTGAGCTACTGTGGTAAAATAGGTGCTCGAGCATTGGAGGCCATTGGGAAGAATTGCAAATTGCTTGTGGGGCTGTGCCGCAACTTGCACCCATTAGATACAGCCGGCAAGCCTTTACAGGATGATGAGGCCTATGCCATTGCCTCCACAATGCCTAAGCTCAAGCACCTTGAGGTGGCTTACCATCTTATCAGCACCACAAGTGTTCTCAAGATACTGTCAAGCTGTCCTGAGCTTGGATTTTTGGATTTGAGAGGATGCTGGGATGTTAAACTTGACGACCAGTTCCTCAAGGACAAGTTCCCAAAATTAAAGGTTTTGGGGCCGCTAGTCATCGATTATTACGAGAGGAATGACTGGGATGATTGCTCGGATTCCTCGGATGCTTATGAGTATATGTGGGAATTTGTGGCTGGTGAAATGGGAGAATTTGATGAAGACGAGGATGATGAGAGTTACTGGGATGATGAGGGAAGGCTGGAGGAGCTTGAGCTGAGGTTCTATGAAGGAAATAATGAAGATGCAGAACTTTATGGTTGGCCTCCATCTCCATAa